A single window of Candidatus Poribacteria bacterium DNA harbors:
- a CDS encoding Gfo/Idh/MocA family oxidoreductase, producing the protein RKEKPDIVSIATRPATHAEITVFAAENGVKGIYCEKPLCCSMEEADAMLAACEKHSVKFNYGTQRRYMPLFQKMRELIDQGELGEIQAVIGHVGVGAAQWGHTHTSDMLLYLASDSDIEYVQGDVNVDLLIRGFRWDM; encoded by the coding sequence TCGGAAGGAAAAGCCGGATATTGTGAGTATCGCCACCCGTCCGGCGACACACGCTGAAATCACGGTTTTCGCGGCGGAAAATGGGGTCAAAGGCATCTACTGTGAAAAGCCCCTCTGCTGCTCAATGGAAGAGGCGGACGCAATGTTAGCAGCGTGTGAAAAGCACAGTGTCAAATTCAATTATGGTACGCAACGTCGCTATATGCCGCTCTTTCAGAAGATGCGAGAACTGATAGATCAGGGAGAGTTAGGTGAGATTCAAGCGGTGATTGGTCATGTCGGCGTTGGTGCAGCGCAGTGGGGCCACACCCATACCTCTGACATGCTGCTCTATTTGGCGAGCGATTCTGATATCGAGTATGTGCAGGGCGATGTGAACGTGGATTTATTGATCCGGGGATTCCGATGGGATATGTAA
- a CDS encoding mandelate racemase/muconate lactonizing enzyme family protein — translation MTSTEISSNVNTNSRPSELKITDMRLTQTRTGGPILKLDTNQGIYGLGEVRDGASKTYALLLKSRILGENPCNVDKIFRQIKQFGHHARQGGGVCGIEMALMDLAGKAYGVPCYQLAGGKFRDKIRCYADTPSLKDPEEMGNKLKERMDRGFTFLKMDVGIGLVRDIPGTLCAPSGHLDTGNLMHPFTGIRLTDKGIALLCEYVETVREIIGYEIPLATDHFGHIGIEDCIRLGRALERYNLAWLEDMVPWQFTDQYVRLSNACATPICTGEDIYCKEEFKTLFEAKAISICHPDIATSGGILETKKIGDLAQEHGIAMALHMAGTPVCAMASIHCAAATENFLVLENHSVDDPEWNELVTGLPNPIIQDGFMEVPDTPGLGIELNPDAIKRNLHLDEPEYFAPTTEWDKERSHDRLWS, via the coding sequence ATGACATCTACAGAAATTTCATCAAATGTGAACACAAATTCTCGTCCATCTGAACTAAAAATTACTGATATGCGCCTCACTCAGACAAGGACCGGCGGTCCGATTCTCAAGCTAGACACAAATCAGGGGATCTATGGACTCGGCGAAGTGCGTGATGGAGCGAGCAAAACATATGCACTATTGCTCAAAAGCCGGATATTGGGGGAAAACCCCTGCAACGTCGATAAGATCTTTCGCCAGATTAAGCAGTTTGGGCACCATGCACGTCAAGGCGGTGGTGTATGCGGAATTGAGATGGCATTGATGGATCTCGCCGGTAAGGCTTACGGTGTTCCCTGCTACCAACTCGCGGGCGGAAAATTCCGTGATAAGATTCGCTGCTATGCCGACACACCGTCGCTAAAAGATCCAGAGGAGATGGGAAACAAACTCAAGGAACGGATGGATCGCGGGTTTACTTTCTTGAAGATGGACGTTGGTATTGGACTCGTTAGAGATATTCCGGGTACCCTCTGCGCACCGTCAGGACATCTTGATACAGGTAACTTGATGCATCCGTTCACCGGCATCCGTCTGACAGACAAAGGGATTGCGCTTTTATGTGAGTATGTCGAAACTGTGCGAGAAATTATCGGCTACGAGATTCCGCTTGCGACCGACCACTTTGGTCATATTGGAATCGAGGATTGTATCCGTCTCGGTAGGGCTTTGGAGAGGTACAACCTTGCGTGGCTAGAGGATATGGTGCCGTGGCAATTCACCGATCAGTACGTTCGACTTTCGAATGCGTGTGCGACGCCAATCTGTACAGGTGAGGACATCTACTGCAAGGAAGAGTTTAAGACCTTATTTGAGGCGAAAGCTATTTCCATTTGTCATCCGGATATAGCGACATCGGGCGGAATTTTGGAGACCAAGAAGATTGGCGATCTCGCTCAAGAACACGGTATCGCCATGGCATTACACATGGCGGGGACACCGGTATGTGCGATGGCAAGCATTCATTGCGCCGCAGCGACAGAGAACTTCCTTGTTTTGGAAAATCATTCCGTCGATGATCCGGAGTGGAACGAGTTGGTAACCGGGCTTCCTAATCCAATTATCCAAGATGGATTTATGGAAGTGCCAGACACACCGGGACTCGGTATTGAACTCAATCCGGACGCCATAAAGCGG
- a CDS encoding nucleotidyltransferase domain-containing protein, which produces MNTPDFRAIAAQFDAQGVAAIALMGSFARNDAGTFSDVDIVRFHRRNDTQQAESTTHFIHGALVIVSDVVPSQIEDWFTKPEQATTCIAGLRSARTLRDIGGYFRAIQDRAHQFVWDEAMQQKANAYASSQMVGWIEEVHKGLEGLRRCDDGRLINARHGLSWGLTDVLRVQKGILISGDNSSYLAVTAALGERSEWVRLSRKSFAMAGDISLPDQVRAGLRLYVLTAEWLAEIFNPEERTLIEETVKRINVEL; this is translated from the coding sequence ATGAATACACCCGATTTTCGCGCCATTGCCGCTCAATTTGACGCTCAGGGGGTTGCGGCGATCGCTTTAATGGGCAGTTTCGCCCGAAACGACGCTGGGACCTTTAGCGATGTGGATATCGTTCGCTTTCATCGGAGGAACGACACACAGCAAGCTGAATCGACAACCCATTTCATTCATGGTGCCTTAGTGATAGTCAGTGATGTCGTTCCATCGCAAATTGAGGATTGGTTCACGAAGCCGGAACAGGCGACGACTTGCATTGCCGGCCTCCGAAGCGCACGGACATTACGCGATATAGGGGGTTATTTTCGTGCCATTCAAGATCGTGCACATCAGTTTGTTTGGGATGAAGCGATGCAGCAAAAAGCGAATGCTTACGCCAGTTCGCAGATGGTTGGCTGGATCGAAGAGGTTCACAAAGGACTTGAAGGGTTGAGACGATGCGATGATGGCAGATTGATTAACGCGCGGCACGGCCTGTCTTGGGGATTAACGGATGTTCTGCGTGTTCAAAAAGGGATTCTCATCTCAGGAGATAATTCATCGTATCTAGCGGTGACTGCCGCTCTAGGTGAGAGATCAGAATGGGTGAGGCTCAGTCGTAAGTCATTTGCTATGGCTGGTGATATTTCGCTGCCGGACCAAGTCCGGGCGGGATTAAGGCTCTATGTCCTCACGGCTGAGTGGCTGGCTGAAATATTCAACCCTGAGGAACGGACGCTCATTGAAGAAACCGTTAAACGGATTAATGTAGAACTGTAG
- a CDS encoding RraA family protein, protein MQLVNKENILEITREWEGERFPDGRPRVSDDIVERMKKVTIEEAWGVLQGHGYRFQFDGDWMNLHPDRVLVGRAVTCMFIPLRPDFQNVVAEQGKTDKRIGGQNSWVIDTLLEDDTIVVDLFGKVKNGTFAGDNLGNAIFARSRTGMVIDGGIRDLDGIYSLPDFATFVRGVDPSAIADVTLETTVLPGDIVLGRREGVIFVPPHLAQEVVERSEAIRMRDRFGHQRLQEGKYTPGEIDGAWSDEINADFAEWIKTQEL, encoded by the coding sequence GTGCAACTTGTCAATAAAGAGAATATACTCGAAATTACGAGAGAGTGGGAAGGCGAGCGGTTTCCCGATGGGAGACCTCGCGTGTCGGACGACATCGTTGAACGAATGAAAAAGGTGACGATTGAGGAGGCGTGGGGTGTGCTCCAAGGGCACGGCTACCGTTTTCAGTTTGATGGGGATTGGATGAACCTACATCCGGATCGCGTCTTGGTCGGAAGGGCGGTGACGTGCATGTTTATTCCGCTACGTCCAGACTTTCAAAACGTCGTCGCAGAACAGGGAAAGACAGATAAACGTATCGGTGGACAAAACTCGTGGGTGATTGATACGCTCCTCGAAGATGACACGATTGTTGTTGACCTGTTTGGCAAGGTAAAGAACGGTACTTTCGCAGGCGATAATCTCGGCAATGCGATTTTTGCACGCAGCAGAACGGGTATGGTCATTGACGGTGGCATCCGTGACCTCGACGGCATTTATAGCCTCCCGGACTTTGCAACCTTTGTGCGCGGGGTTGACCCCAGTGCCATCGCCGATGTTACTTTGGAAACAACAGTCCTGCCGGGAGATATTGTGCTTGGGAGGCGCGAAGGTGTCATTTTTGTCCCACCGCATTTGGCGCAAGAGGTTGTTGAACGTTCTGAGGCCATCCGCATGCGTGACCGATTTGGACACCAACGCTTGCAGGAGGGGAAGTATACCCCCGGTGAAATTGATGGGGCATGGTCGGACGAGATCAACGCGGATTTTGCGGAGTGGATAAAAACTCAGGAGCTTTAA
- a CDS encoding sugar phosphate isomerase/epimerase, with amino-acid sequence MFKNLSPGAIGIQANIEQGLALAKSAGFEGLDLNISEANTLASEHSVNHVRNLWAEAGLKMGGWGLSVNYRGSDAEFDESLSQLPDLAKLAAELGCHRTTTVVSPSSNDLSFQENWDFHIKRLRPVAEVLKDYGHSLGLEFIGPATSRKPAKHLFTYTMDAVLGLAAGIGTGNVGLLFDMWHWYTCRSTLDDVRKLSKADVVYVHINDAPAGIDPDDQIDSVRCIPAETGVIPLAELMRWSGDG; translated from the coding sequence ATGTTCAAAAATCTGAGCCCGGGTGCCATTGGCATTCAGGCGAATATCGAACAAGGGCTAGCATTGGCAAAGTCGGCGGGTTTTGAGGGGCTAGACTTGAATATCAGCGAAGCGAATACGCTAGCAAGCGAGCACTCTGTCAATCACGTCAGAAACCTCTGGGCGGAGGCAGGCTTGAAGATGGGCGGCTGGGGGTTGTCGGTCAACTATCGTGGAAGCGATGCGGAGTTCGACGAAAGCCTATCGCAGCTCCCTGACCTAGCGAAGCTTGCTGCAGAACTCGGCTGCCATCGCACGACAACCGTTGTTTCACCGAGCTCAAATGATCTTTCATTCCAAGAGAACTGGGACTTTCACATCAAACGGCTGCGCCCCGTTGCGGAGGTCCTGAAAGATTATGGGCATTCGCTCGGTCTTGAGTTTATCGGTCCGGCAACGAGCCGTAAACCAGCGAAGCATCTGTTCACCTATACGATGGACGCTGTGCTTGGGCTCGCCGCTGGGATTGGCACGGGCAACGTTGGATTGCTATTCGATATGTGGCATTGGTATACCTGCCGTTCCACACTCGATGATGTTAGAAAACTCTCCAAAGCAGATGTGGTATACGTTCATATCAATGATGCCCCTGCAGGAATTGATCCGGACGATCAGATTGACAGTGTGCGCTGCATCCCGGCTGAGACGGGTGTGATTCCGCTTGCTGAATTGATGCGATGGTCCGGTGACGGTTGA
- a CDS encoding M14 family metallocarboxypeptidase: protein MVHRDYTCFTERLESLNSSHTQIETVGVVDGYPIHCVSLGSGLGVHKNILITGGIHGDEPAGPASVLRFLGRDNTHLLQQFKFLILPCINPYGYVHDTRENKRGVDLNRSFEDTGIAEVDIVKKTIEGQRFDFCIDFHEDWEAKGVYFYEAQRDERWIGPEITRQIEKIGPIDGEVGESDLPIADGVFQVDPAWGAAGLAPYLFHFNADHVIICETPTSWHLDQRTAVHLTTLDVALEALG, encoded by the coding sequence GTGGTCCACCGAGACTATACCTGCTTCACAGAGCGGTTGGAATCCTTAAACTCGTCTCACACACAGATAGAAACCGTAGGCGTTGTGGACGGCTACCCCATCCATTGTGTTTCGTTGGGGAGCGGTCTGGGTGTGCACAAAAATATCTTGATTACTGGAGGTATTCACGGTGACGAGCCCGCTGGACCAGCATCGGTGTTGCGTTTCTTGGGGCGGGATAACACTCATCTGTTGCAACAGTTCAAGTTCCTGATTCTACCGTGTATCAATCCTTACGGTTACGTGCACGACACGAGGGAAAACAAACGGGGCGTAGATCTGAATCGTTCATTTGAAGATACCGGCATCGCTGAAGTAGACATCGTCAAAAAAACGATTGAAGGGCAGCGTTTCGATTTCTGCATCGACTTCCATGAAGATTGGGAGGCGAAGGGTGTATACTTCTACGAAGCCCAACGCGATGAGCGATGGATTGGTCCCGAAATAACTCGGCAGATTGAAAAGATTGGTCCGATTGATGGAGAGGTGGGGGAAAGTGACCTGCCGATCGCCGATGGAGTTTTTCAGGTAGATCCCGCTTGGGGGGCTGCAGGGCTTGCTCCCTACCTCTTTCATTTTAATGCAGATCACGTCATAATTTGTGAGACACCAACTAGTTGGCACCTTGACCAACGGACAGCGGTTCATTTGACAACGTTGGATGTTGCACTTGAGGCTCTGGGTTAA